The Fragaria vesca subsp. vesca linkage group LG2, FraVesHawaii_1.0, whole genome shotgun sequence genome includes a window with the following:
- the LOC101294726 gene encoding uncharacterized protein LOC101294726, with translation MMGGLDRNTNTRSRDYLEGMLSDYVGGKGKGKPQKSTSARLVTALTCLQFAFAVYATFLLYYMSPSIDLRTKPDFTWATKIAQQWKQYIIPPHIIGHYQDSASLVRLAEIQPITPSEVCEHEKIDFEQKKSSDAQMIKLKTELYHEVLDFQSKNIGTETLAQLMAMKSKWDLKGPNRPKVTVILNHFKRKTLCAQLDTLLQQTLPFHHVWVLSFGSPNELSLKRIVDSYNDSRISFISSSYDFKYYGRFQMALQTEADLVYIVDDDMIPGKRMLQILSHVAGTEKYKNSVLGSIGRILPFRQKDFTFPSYRKFRSKEAGLYLPDPAYDITLDKIVQVDFLSSSWFLSAELIKTLFIETPFTFSTGEDLHLSYQLQKYRNAGSFVLPVDPKDKETWGDSEHRLAYVSETTVIFKDIVQVRDDQWWKALSTGYITQWAAMHPQKIDALFYAHSVDEVKALAPLLAKFRSTVGKKVYIAVSGGNFCPCEDAATALRWPKLVCNERRFKIFDLAVGALSDISNSEVVVLQGVYASMKGLIKIHNPSVVIAVADIDPNVKKTLKMATDTNGKGTTLVLLPRSSVSKVLWMADLRTTALPNWNRMRISVNIITQNRVHSLTRLLKSLSDAYYLGDEVPISFNMDSKVDEATIRLVSSFEWPHGPKTLKRRIIQGGLIRAVSESWYPSSDDDFGLLLEDDIEVSPYYYLWIKYALLAYHYNPQVSLPELSSISLYTPRIVEVVKERPKWNPTEFFKNMHPNTPYFHQLPCSWGAVFFPKQWREFYVYMNMRFTEDAKKNPVQIPKSRTNGWQASWKKFLIDMMYLRGYVSLYPNFPNQASFSTNHMEPGAHISAKDNVVKHDKSDFEVPLLKEDFRNFLPGGKLPPASRLPSLNLFNMPVSLKGLKAAGAKLGQDVIGCNNTTEIVMVDHQTGLPARCARF, from the exons ATGATGGGAGGACTTGATCGAAATACGAATACGAGAAGTAGGGATTACTTGGAAGGAATGCTGAGTGATTATGTTGGAGGAAAAGGCAAGGGGAAGCCTCAGAAGAGCACTTCTGCTAGGCTTGTCACAGCTCTCACTTGTCTGCAATTTGCCTTTGCAGTTTATGCAACATTCCTTCTCTACTATATGAGCCCCTCCATCGATTTACGAACCAAACCAGACTTCACATGGGCTACCAAGATTGCACAGCAATGGAAACAGTACATTATCCCACCGCACATCATTGGCCACTATCAGGATTCTGCTTCTCTTGTGAGATTGGCCGAAATCCAACCCATCACTCCCTCTGAGGTCTGCGAGCACGAAAAGATTGATTTCGAGCAGAAGAAGTCCAGTGATGCTCAGATGATCAAGCTGAAGACAGAGCTTTACCATGAAGTATTGGACTTCCAAAGCAAGAACATTGGTACTGAAACTCTTGCTCAGCTGATGGCAATGAAGTCCAAGTGGGATTTGAAAGGTCCCAACAGACCAAAAGTCACAGTGATCTTGAACCACTTCAAGAGAAAAACACTGTGTGCTCAGCTTGATACCTTGCTCCAACAAACCCTTCCTTTCCACCATGTTTGGGTTCTTTCTTTTGGGAGTCCAAATGAGCTCTCTTTGAAGAGAATCGTGGACAGCTACAATGATTCAAGAATAAGCTTCATAAGTTCAAGCTATGACTTCAAGTACTATGGAAGGTTCCAAATGGCTTTGCAAACCGAAGCCGATCTTGTGTACATTGTTGATGATGACATGATTCCTGGGAAGAGAATGTTGCAGATTTTGTCACATGTAGCCGGAACGGAGAAGTACAAGAACTCTGTTTTGGGCAGCATAGGGAGGATTTTGCCATTTAGACAAAAGGACTTCACTTTTCCAAGCTATAGAAAGTTCAGGTCTAAGGAGGCAGGACTTTATTTACCTGACCCTGCCTATGATATCACTCTGGATAAAATTGTGCAGGTGGACTTCCTTTCCAGTTCTTGGTTCTTATCTGCAGAGCTGATTAAAACACTTTTCATTGAGACACCCTTCACATTTTCGACCGGCGAAGATCTGCACCTTAG TTATCAGCTTCAAAAGTACAGAAATGCTGGCTCATTTGTTCTTCCAGTTGACCCAAAGGATAAGGAAACTTGGGGAGACAGTGAACATAGGCTTGCTTATGTATCTGAAACCACTGTAATTTTCAAAGACATTGTTCAAGTCCGAGACGATCAATGGTGGAAAGCACTATCTACTGGTTATATCACTCAGTGGGCTGCAATGCATCCTCAAAAAATTGATGCCCTTTTCTATGCTCATTCTGTTGATGAAGTTAAAGCACTTGCACCCCTTCTTGCGAAATTCAGGTCCACTGTTGGAAAGAAAGTTTACATTGCCGTCTCTGGAGGCAATTTCTGCCCTTGTGAAGATGCAGCTACTGCACTGAGGTGGCCTAAGTTGGTATGCAATGAGAGGAGGTTTAAAATCTTTGATTTGGCTGTGGGTGCTCTTTCGGATATATCAAACTCCGAGGTGGTAGTGCTGCAAGGAGTGTATGCTAGCATGAAAGGCTTGATCAAAATTCACAACCCGAGTGTAGTGATCGCAGTCGCTGATATTGATCCTAATGTGAAGAAAACTTTGAAAATGGCCACAGATACTAATGGGAAGGGTACAACATTGGTTCTTTTACCAAGGTCTTCAGTATCGAAAGTTCTTTGGATGGCTGATCTTCGAACAACAGCATTGCCAA ATTGGAACAGAATGCGGATTTCTGTCAACATTATCACCCAAAACCGGGTGCATTCCCTTACAAGGCTTCTCAAATCTCTCAGTGATGCATACTATCTTGGGGACGAGGTACCCATCAGCTTCAACATGGACAGCAAAGTTGATGAAGCAACTATTAGATTAGTAAGCTCATTTGAGTGGCCTCATGGCCCTAAAACTCTCAAGAGGAGGATCATACAAGGAGGACTTATTCGAGCTGTCAGTGAGAGTTGGTACCCTTCATCTGATGATGATTTTGGTCTGCTACTCGAAGATGATATCGAAGTCTCACCTTACTACTACCTATGGATCAAATATGCCCTCTTAGCTTACCACTATAATCCTCAAGTCTCTCTCCCCGAGTTGTCCTCAATCTCTCTCTACACCCCTAGGATAGTTGAGGTGGTGAAAGAAAGGCCTAAATGGAACCCAACAGAGTTTTTCAAGAACATGCATCCAAACACACCTTATTTCCACCAGTTACCATGCAGTTGGGGAGCAGTCTTCTTCCCCAAGCAATGGAGAGAGTTCTATGTCTATATGAATATGAGGTTCACCGAAGATGCCAAGAAAAACCCAGTTCAAATTCCAAAGTCCAGGACTAATGGTTGGCAAGCATCATGGAAAAAGTTCCTCATAGACATGATGTACCTTAGAGGATATGTGAGTCTTTATCCAAACTTTCCAAACCAAGCAAGCTTTTCCACAAACCATATGGAACCCGGGGCTCATATTAGCGCCAAGGACAATGTTGTGAAGCATGACAAGTCAGATTTTGAAGTGCCATTGTTGAAGGAAGACTTCCGAAATTTCTTGCCAGGTGGTAAATTGCCTCCGGCCTCAAGATTGCCATCTTTAAACCTCTTCAACATGCCGGTTTCCCTTAAAGGCTTAAAGGCAGCTGGAGCCAAGTTGGGGCAGGATGTGATTGGATGCAACAATACCACAGAGATTGTCATGGTTGACCATCAAACTGGTCTACCAGCACGCTGTGCCAGGTTCTGA